The Sediminispirochaeta smaragdinae DSM 11293 genome has a segment encoding these proteins:
- a CDS encoding HD family phosphohydrolase, with protein sequence MNVKKQDSIHLSHRAAPIATAVAFLIAAVLSLFSPQMGGFLFRENYSRFSAGQIADRDLVAPKAVEYVKSTETTRKIEEARAQVLPVYAAQEKAILESLHSLEQFFDYLNEKRALGNSPSLLAEIESRFSVRLDQRELELLLQGNTKSSSLFPLIEELVTDFMEHGVFESLPQVSGDSIMLQRWEHGEKGKSVLSIGDLIIPSRIPDAVRSSLAGTGIDEKTLDLIERLTLHFITPNVRFDSVLTEEAKAKAAAGVAPVTGEIEEGERVIRKGFIVTENDMEKIQAISQAQTGIQYGMIIATFLYLALMFFLGFILLSPYLQPRWRTFQFLMLMLITWLFFFASAALSFFLTGEDWTMLRAFFLPSALVSMLITSMIGEKAAFLLIFLSAFSIVPFVPIGKMDLIFIIVSGLTGIHVIRKSERRIDLVRGGALISCIHLLMVLVIGLLSKKPVSWFASAAGLAIINALACTVLNLTILPVIEHFLNAPTVFRLIELSDMNTPLFKRMIMAAPGTYSHSVSVANMAESACRAIGVNHLLARVGAYYHDIGKIEQPEYFIENQTGNNKHDELKPSLSVAVIKSHVKIGIEKAKELKLPPEVVDIVGQHHGNGLIEYFYTEALKNEEENQKISPEEYSYNGSPPVSREAAVVMLADTIEAATRTLKKPTVAKLEKFIWSKIMDKVINRQMINCDLTFRDMEKIKQSFVQILAGHFHSRIEYPKAEEGKRKTHEQS encoded by the coding sequence ATGAACGTGAAGAAGCAAGATAGTATCCATTTGTCTCATCGTGCCGCTCCGATCGCTACGGCGGTGGCGTTTCTTATTGCCGCCGTGCTTTCGCTTTTTTCTCCGCAAATGGGCGGTTTCCTTTTCCGGGAAAATTACAGTCGCTTTTCCGCCGGACAGATTGCCGATCGTGATCTGGTCGCTCCAAAAGCTGTTGAGTATGTGAAGTCGACGGAAACCACACGAAAGATCGAAGAGGCTCGAGCGCAGGTCTTACCCGTCTATGCCGCCCAGGAAAAGGCCATCTTGGAAAGCCTACATAGTCTCGAACAGTTTTTTGATTATCTGAATGAAAAAAGAGCCCTGGGAAATTCTCCTTCTCTTTTGGCGGAAATTGAGTCACGATTCTCGGTGAGACTTGATCAAAGAGAGCTTGAACTCCTCCTTCAGGGAAATACAAAATCAAGTTCCCTGTTTCCGCTCATTGAGGAGCTTGTTACCGATTTTATGGAGCATGGTGTTTTCGAGTCGCTGCCGCAGGTTTCAGGGGATTCCATCATGCTGCAACGCTGGGAGCATGGAGAGAAGGGAAAGAGTGTTCTTAGTATCGGTGATCTGATCATTCCCTCTCGGATTCCCGATGCCGTTCGCAGCTCTTTAGCAGGGACCGGAATAGATGAAAAGACTCTTGACCTCATCGAAAGATTAACACTTCATTTCATCACTCCGAATGTCAGGTTTGATTCGGTACTAACGGAAGAGGCAAAGGCTAAAGCAGCGGCCGGTGTCGCACCGGTAACCGGAGAAATCGAAGAGGGGGAGCGAGTTATTCGAAAGGGTTTTATCGTTACCGAAAACGATATGGAGAAGATTCAGGCAATAAGTCAAGCCCAGACTGGTATTCAATACGGCATGATCATTGCCACCTTCCTGTACCTTGCCCTCATGTTTTTTCTCGGTTTCATTCTTCTTTCCCCTTATTTGCAGCCTCGCTGGCGTACATTCCAGTTTCTTATGCTCATGTTGATAACATGGCTCTTCTTTTTTGCAAGTGCGGCTCTTTCCTTCTTCCTTACGGGAGAGGATTGGACCATGTTGCGGGCTTTTTTTCTCCCTTCCGCTCTTGTTTCAATGCTTATAACCAGCATGATCGGTGAGAAGGCCGCTTTCCTTTTGATCTTTCTTTCCGCCTTTTCCATTGTGCCCTTTGTGCCGATTGGAAAGATGGATTTAATTTTTATAATCGTTTCAGGTTTAACCGGTATTCATGTCATCCGAAAATCGGAGCGAAGGATCGATCTCGTGCGGGGTGGGGCGCTAATCTCTTGTATCCACCTTTTGATGGTCCTGGTAATCGGCTTGCTCTCGAAAAAGCCTGTATCTTGGTTTGCTTCGGCAGCAGGTCTGGCTATTATTAATGCTCTGGCCTGTACGGTTCTCAATTTGACTATTCTTCCCGTAATTGAACATTTTCTGAATGCTCCTACGGTATTTAGGCTCATTGAACTTTCCGACATGAATACTCCGTTGTTTAAGCGGATGATTATGGCTGCTCCCGGTACCTACAGCCATTCCGTCAGCGTCGCCAATATGGCTGAATCTGCCTGCAGGGCGATCGGAGTGAATCATCTGCTTGCAAGGGTAGGAGCCTACTACCATGATATCGGAAAGATTGAACAGCCTGAATATTTTATAGAAAACCAGACCGGTAACAATAAACACGACGAGCTTAAGCCAAGCCTATCGGTTGCGGTTATCAAAAGTCATGTTAAGATTGGAATAGAGAAAGCGAAGGAGTTAAAGCTTCCTCCCGAGGTGGTCGATATTGTTGGTCAGCACCATGGTAACGGTTTGATTGAATACTTTTATACCGAAGCCTTGAAAAATGAAGAGGAGAATCAGAAGATAAGTCCGGAGGAATATTCCTATAATGGATCCCCGCCGGTTTCCAGAGAGGCCGCGGTTGTTATGCTCGCCGATACCATAGAGGCGGCCACGCGTACCCTGAAAAAACCGACTGTTGCGAAGCTCGAAAAGTTTATTTGGTCTAAGATTATGGATAAAGTGATAAACCGGCAGATGATAAATTGTGATCTTACCTTTCGGGATATGGAGAAGATCAAACAGAGTTTTGTTCAGATACTTGCCGGACACTTCCATTCTCGCATAGAATACCCTAAAGCGGAGGAAGGAAAACGTAAAACCCATGAACAGAGTTGA
- a CDS encoding PhoH family protein translates to MSDSFTIVLDDNRFLRDICGPQDENLRGLEHLLGARVVAKGNEVILDSADTETKELFSNLIGRMKAHRKAGQVVTPNVVKTIFSSLTQNGEEKTDMLSDLNISIPSSPKVFPRNYHQAAYIDAMSSNDIVFGIGPAGTGKTFLAVAHALKEILERKKKKLILTRPVVEAGESLGFLPGDLAQKISPYLRPLYDAMDRLISYQVLNRLEESRIIEIAPLAYMRGRSLSESYIILDEAQNTTREQMKMFLTRIGENSKAIITGDITQIDLPGKQQSGLIHAMQVLSSIDEIRFCHFESADVVRNGLVRKIVHAYEREEAR, encoded by the coding sequence TTGAGCGATTCATTTACCATAGTCTTGGACGACAACCGTTTCTTGCGGGATATTTGTGGTCCTCAGGACGAAAATTTGCGAGGGCTTGAGCATCTGCTTGGTGCAAGGGTTGTCGCAAAGGGCAACGAAGTAATTCTTGATAGTGCCGATACCGAAACGAAGGAGTTGTTCAGCAATCTAATCGGGAGAATGAAAGCGCACAGAAAGGCGGGGCAGGTCGTTACGCCGAACGTCGTCAAGACCATTTTTTCGTCGCTTACCCAAAACGGCGAAGAGAAGACCGATATGCTGTCGGATCTTAATATTTCCATACCAAGTAGCCCAAAGGTTTTTCCCCGAAACTATCACCAAGCAGCTTATATTGATGCCATGTCCTCCAACGATATTGTTTTCGGAATAGGCCCGGCCGGTACGGGAAAGACTTTTTTGGCGGTTGCTCACGCCTTAAAAGAGATTCTTGAACGTAAAAAGAAGAAACTTATCCTGACCAGACCGGTGGTGGAAGCGGGTGAGAGCCTTGGGTTTCTTCCGGGAGATCTTGCACAGAAAATAAGCCCCTATCTGCGCCCTCTTTACGATGCCATGGATCGGCTTATCTCCTATCAAGTTTTGAATCGTCTTGAGGAGAGCCGGATCATCGAGATCGCTCCGTTGGCGTACATGCGCGGCCGAAGCCTCTCGGAGAGTTACATCATTCTGGATGAAGCCCAGAATACAACACGCGAGCAGATGAAAATGTTCCTCACCAGGATTGGAGAAAATTCGAAGGCCATCATCACCGGTGATATCACCCAGATCGATCTCCCGGGAAAGCAGCAGTCGGGACTCATCCATGCTATGCAGGTGCTATCTTCGATTGACGAGATCCGATTTTGCCATTTTGAATCGGCCGATGTGGTGAGGAACGGACTGGTAAGAAAAATCGTACACGCATATGAACGTGAAGAAGCAAGATAG
- a CDS encoding LPS-assembly protein LptD: MKQGARNYCMMYRFPLVWAMALLFFGGQLLSAETTIRVEEAESAESYSDPQSKEHYFELQGDVSITLDDKKNGTLHKVTADYILFNRDTGVLSAKGNVVYELVRNDSSELFRGESLVFNTEDWSGTFFSGASSKEETVEEKSVTFFYSGRSIRRFSDGSVVLDDGVISSSGLEEPYYRIKAKRITIFRPGEWAVKDATLYLGRIPILPLPYFFMPGDTLFIHPNFGYNLTKGYFLQTTTYLRGQSKEEEESGLSFLEYLDGSSDSFRYERDGLFLTKVPSEENEETNNGYIKLVADYYTYLGLLTALQGEYEALGAWQKLFFYAGIAETREIDQSSYGYTTLIEDDGSYDVDWQEPMILGNSFPFRFRFDFSGERKLTKWFTLSMDLPLYSDPTVRSDFLPRKEGMQWKSFIDSDSVLEDESGDAEDEDEELNPSIEISSTDPLVLSKRGDITFTLDSLAIAAILASEDGSGTTLYPLGYYYPESFDLPNLSFSLTGSLFDTFSTSLQTSQGDSESDPSAEGGIALPGAWPGERDVANDVFDIEVEGNGAAPSSISEDADFSSSNSSLFQNSLGFSIKPSASQENVYNVTDYASAEDVSLDKDYTLTKLTGTAALNYKAAIWQDFFSFENKVLFSGTYQDHTIYSDELDSDYGEDADESATRYDVTNSFAATWKPFLASDLWNDSSVVYEGTSTVLAGRWEGDSDTSFNTIPLTWSEDSITNHLFTTSFVRKEVESSQSLSTTLQLPPKDLYVKPVLAVENNWMELSGKGIWTYTAHDWYSDYLIWELGITPFDWLTLSEKVDLGMDSDDHDLAASTVAFSFFDENIELSNALTWDFDDQEVDSYEGEVTLFPLYVDFLAKRAYDYELTNSGWEKQEDDWAFRPYSIETGLKFEFDPDPFWKRRIDLSLSLGSSWEMNLIRYSENEFTFDLSFKLSIAEFLDIEFSSVSSNTLTYQYFDTYSDDPLNIVSDLLDSFAFFDRSRREASNFNLESISIKAVHSMRDWDLNFVYSGSPELVDNDDGLSYYQWRPEFSIFLQWRPIPEIKKEVSYSDDEYDW; the protein is encoded by the coding sequence CCGCCGAGACGACGATCCGTGTGGAGGAGGCGGAATCTGCCGAGAGTTACAGCGATCCCCAATCAAAAGAACACTATTTTGAATTGCAGGGAGATGTCTCCATCACCCTTGACGATAAAAAGAATGGAACACTTCACAAGGTAACGGCCGACTATATATTGTTTAATCGGGATACCGGAGTCCTCTCCGCGAAGGGAAACGTCGTGTATGAGCTTGTCCGCAACGACAGTTCCGAGCTCTTTCGCGGAGAAAGCCTAGTGTTCAATACCGAAGATTGGTCGGGAACCTTTTTCTCCGGTGCCAGCAGCAAGGAGGAAACGGTAGAAGAGAAGAGTGTCACTTTCTTTTACAGTGGAAGGAGCATTCGGCGTTTTTCGGACGGAAGTGTGGTTCTTGATGACGGTGTTATCTCCTCAAGCGGTCTGGAAGAGCCTTACTACCGTATTAAGGCCAAGCGCATAACCATTTTTCGCCCCGGAGAGTGGGCCGTAAAGGATGCCACTCTATATCTTGGAAGAATTCCGATACTCCCGCTTCCCTATTTCTTCATGCCGGGCGACACCCTCTTTATCCATCCGAACTTCGGTTACAACCTGACAAAGGGATATTTCCTTCAAACCACGACCTATCTTCGTGGTCAATCTAAGGAGGAAGAAGAGAGCGGACTTTCCTTTCTGGAATATCTCGATGGCTCTTCGGATTCGTTTCGTTATGAACGTGATGGGCTTTTTCTTACAAAGGTTCCGAGCGAAGAGAATGAGGAGACAAATAACGGTTATATCAAACTGGTTGCCGACTACTATACCTATCTCGGCCTCCTTACGGCACTTCAAGGCGAGTATGAGGCCTTGGGGGCATGGCAGAAGCTTTTTTTCTATGCTGGTATAGCCGAGACCAGGGAAATTGATCAAAGTTCCTACGGCTACACGACTCTTATCGAAGATGACGGAAGCTATGATGTTGACTGGCAGGAGCCCATGATTCTGGGAAATTCCTTCCCTTTTCGCTTTCGTTTTGATTTTTCCGGTGAACGGAAATTGACAAAGTGGTTCACACTTTCGATGGATCTTCCTCTCTACTCCGATCCCACGGTACGCAGTGATTTTCTGCCTCGCAAAGAGGGAATGCAGTGGAAGAGCTTTATCGATTCCGATTCTGTTCTCGAAGACGAAAGTGGGGATGCCGAGGACGAGGATGAGGAGCTGAACCCAAGCATTGAAATTAGTTCTACGGATCCTCTGGTACTTTCTAAACGGGGGGATATCACCTTTACCCTCGACTCCTTGGCCATAGCCGCAATACTTGCTTCGGAAGATGGTTCAGGAACTACACTGTATCCTCTAGGCTATTACTATCCGGAATCTTTTGACCTTCCTAATCTTTCCTTTTCCCTTACAGGTTCTCTTTTTGATACCTTTTCCACATCCCTTCAGACAAGCCAAGGGGATAGCGAATCTGACCCTTCGGCTGAAGGTGGCATTGCATTGCCCGGAGCCTGGCCGGGAGAGCGTGACGTTGCAAATGATGTATTCGATATCGAGGTGGAAGGAAACGGTGCTGCCCCCTCTTCCATATCAGAGGATGCTGATTTCTCCTCAAGCAATTCCTCTCTCTTTCAAAATTCCCTTGGTTTCAGCATCAAGCCGAGCGCGTCACAGGAAAATGTATACAATGTCACCGATTATGCTTCCGCCGAAGATGTCTCCCTGGATAAGGATTACACCCTCACCAAGCTGACCGGAACGGCGGCTCTGAATTACAAGGCCGCGATATGGCAGGACTTTTTCAGCTTCGAAAATAAGGTACTCTTTTCCGGAACGTACCAAGACCATACCATTTATAGTGACGAATTGGACTCTGATTACGGAGAGGATGCCGATGAATCTGCGACCCGTTACGATGTAACAAATAGCTTTGCCGCTACCTGGAAGCCGTTTCTTGCCAGCGATCTATGGAACGATTCTTCAGTCGTGTATGAAGGAACAAGTACCGTGCTTGCCGGTAGATGGGAGGGGGATAGCGACACAAGTTTCAATACAATCCCATTGACCTGGAGCGAAGACAGTATCACCAATCATCTGTTTACGACCTCTTTTGTACGTAAGGAGGTGGAAAGCAGTCAAAGCCTTTCAACTACGCTGCAATTGCCGCCAAAGGATCTTTATGTTAAGCCTGTTTTGGCCGTTGAAAACAACTGGATGGAACTGAGTGGAAAGGGGATATGGACCTATACCGCGCATGATTGGTATTCTGATTATCTCATTTGGGAACTCGGTATAACCCCCTTCGATTGGCTGACACTCAGCGAAAAGGTCGACCTTGGAATGGATTCGGACGACCATGATCTTGCCGCCTCCACCGTCGCTTTTTCCTTTTTTGATGAAAACATCGAACTCAGCAATGCCCTTACCTGGGATTTCGACGATCAGGAGGTCGATAGCTATGAGGGTGAGGTAACACTTTTCCCGCTGTATGTTGATTTTTTGGCCAAGAGGGCCTACGACTATGAATTGACGAACTCCGGATGGGAAAAGCAGGAAGATGACTGGGCTTTCAGGCCGTACAGTATTGAGACGGGACTCAAATTTGAATTCGATCCCGATCCCTTTTGGAAGCGACGAATTGATTTGTCTCTTTCGCTCGGTAGTTCATGGGAAATGAATCTTATCCGATATTCGGAAAATGAGTTTACCTTTGATCTCTCATTCAAGCTTTCGATAGCTGAATTCCTTGATATCGAATTTTCTTCGGTTTCCAGCAACACGCTTACCTATCAATATTTTGATACCTATTCCGATGATCCTCTGAATATAGTGAGCGATCTTTTGGACTCTTTTGCCTTTTTCGACCGATCAAGGCGAGAAGCTTCCAATTTCAACCTTGAAAGTATTTCGATAAAAGCTGTACATTCCATGCGGGACTGGGACCTCAACTTTGTCTATTCAGGAAGCCCTGAGCTTGTTGATAATGACGACGGACTCTCCTATTATCAATGGCGACCGGAATTTTCGATTTTTCTGCAATGGCGGCCCATTCCGGAGATTAAAAAAGAGGTCTCATACAGCGACGATGAGTATGATTGGTAG